The window ttttgaaacatCATTGTATTTATAAGTACACATGAAAAGCTATATCAAAGCAAGAAATTTGCAAAATCTGTGCATTGGATCATTTATGTTTGAATGTCAGATAtcattgttatatttatataaacaaacaatttttattgcATTAATAGCATCatcttataaaatataaaaaacattTAATTGTTATTATAACCATTTTGTTTATATCTACTATAGTTTTAAAGATACACAGGGCAATAGGGTATCATCTATCTCCATTCGAAGAGTGTTTTCATCATAAAACACCGAAAATAGGCAAAAAAATAACTGATATCTTTTTTTTAGGTCCGCTACCGCCaacacaatttttaaaaaattagaatttttagaTTACCGAAGTTTTCTTATTAAAAGTAAGATCACATGTTTATAGCTTTTTAAGGTTATGCGGTTCTTATTTGACATTCACATTGAGTAGTTTGAAATAAACGTATGCATAATACATTGGGAGTAATACAATTTAGACTATCTTTATAgaagtattatatttgtaggTCTTCTATGAACTATTAAATGTGTTGAtcaaacgaaataaaattacgACAAAATAATTTGTCGGCTTTAAGAAAACGTTtaaaacatacatatatttgaaagtatatagtattctattaaacatttattttaatgcttttgttttaaatcaatatttcatTTACAAACCTTAAATGACGTTCCTAAAGTCTATTAAAAAAATGATATCAATAAAAAAGTAATAAAGCGAATATCCTATATCGACAAGCATATAAATATCACAGTTTTATTCTATCGTacatatagtaatattattattaatatagatttATTCACTATTTAAACAATTAACAGTGTTAAAATAAGTGTTTGACATACATTTAATCTGATTACTTAAAGACTAGTGTAATAGAAAACAAGAGACATTATAATACAatgtattaaaaattttcataaatataacctcaaacataaacataattatgtttataaaatatatattttctatctaTCATTAATCATAATTTTGTTTCTCTAATaagtaatgaaaataaatattacctGCAAATATTATCCATGATTCGTGAACTATGATCATTAATGTGAGATTCAATTATATTTTTGAACCTTATATCAAAAATGGAAGAATGATTTAAAACAATATTATGGTTTGATTTGTACATTTTTTTGTATCAAAAAAATGtatatcaaatatatacttacataaaatatttgtattgtaGAAATTAGAGATAGCGAATAAAttatcaaaattaaaaatagtaaataaagatataaacaataagtaaataaatattagaGAGACTTTTGATTTTCacataaaaaatttatttcaaaaatgaataaattatctaaagtgataaaatataatgtACGATGTATGACATATTTCAGATAAGTAGATGTATGCATGTAATTATTTTTCTCTCTACTCGCGAAGTACGGtagatatactatatataagacaaaatatgaaaattttagtTACATCGTAAGTTTTCAGATCTTACGAACAACGGAGAAACACGGaattttagtataatttaaaacaaattaaTGAATTCATTTTTCGACATTGAAATGGACCGTGAATCAGACTGTGATTAACATATAATGCCTGAAACTCATTCATAGTGATAAAGATTGGCGCTAAAGAGGATGACAAATACGTACATATAATATTTCACCTTACGGAGAGTAGCTTGAGCGACAGTATCACCACATTTTtactattaaatatttcaagtgTACTATATGGagctttttcttttgtttctttacTGTTAAACATTTCAAATAAAGTGTTTGTTTCGCTGTTTTTCAACATTATTAGAATGAAAGGTCAGATCGTCATATTTTTATCGCTATGTGCTCTCTCTTCTGCGATTTTGTCCAATTTTAATGGCAAATTATTTCATCATAATGAAAATCCCAACCCAGATGAGGAACTTAATACAGTAAGTAGAATTACAttcttcattttattaattttatcgctattaaatataagaaaaattgaTCACAGAAATAAAAGATACGCGCATCGTTTATTGTTTGATTACAGAATAGCATACATACTTAACTTATTTACCAATGTAAATAATACCCAATTACATGCAAAGTGTTCGAGAAAATACACCTGCTATCTAAAAGCATGTTTACTTTTTGTGTactttttaaatacttttttaCAAACAttcgtaattattataattgaaaaataGTTTACAGTAAAGTGGTTTAAATTGAAAAGTTTCTGTACTACCTATTACACatattcatttttttaaattgtaaattgcaAAACATGTTATATTTTCTAATTAGTACATGAACTTGTATGTTTATTTACTGTTAACTAACTATTTGGAATATACTTATCACATTAACATGCTTAATGCATGGTGAAATAAAATGCGATGGTAGCAAAATTTTTTTATGATATAACACAATTCCAACATATAaatatctatatacatacataattaagaatattattctttttaagtaaaatacgattctctctcttcttctaaAAAAATTGTTGTCGTTGTTATTGATACAATTAAacacgttatagtgtaataattaatattttcaagtGCATTATAATTCGATTTATGtgtagatttttacgattctGGATAGATTTTTTAAAGATAATTTTAACTGTTTAAGATGTAGACAATAGTATAATATgcataatataatttttcttcgtCCATTGTGGTATTTTATGTTTTTGTAGTTAGTGAATAatgattattcattattaatttgaattattttattttagctgCAGATGATAAGAAAAGACGGTTATCCAGCCGAAGCACATGTAACGTTAACGGAAGATGGTTATCTATTGACGATGCATCGGATTCCAGGGAAACCTGGATCTCCCGCGATTTTCTTGCAACATGGTCTGTTAGGTAGTTCTGCAGATTGGGTTATATCTGGAAAAGGGAAATCTCTCGGTATAAAAACATAAATTGTTTTTTGGTTTACAAATAGTAATTGatttttatatcgtataataatATTTCTCCTTTATTGTAGCTTATTTATTAGCTGATCGCGACTATGATGTATGGCTCGGAAATTTTCGTGGTAATACATATTCAAGAGCGCATGTCTCCTTATCTCACAAAGATTTAAAGTTTTGGGACTTCAGGTACTCGTAAAAAAGAAATGATTGATAACGATTAAAAATATGCAAGAGAacggtatattatatatatcaataattatataaaggCATATTGCAATATGCCGGTGGtaacaatttaaataaaaaaacttTGCCTCATATAACAAAAGATAATTAACAAGGATATtacagaaataaattatataattatatgtatataattattatattaattatgtataattattacattaataataacaaattttttaGTTGGCATGAGTCAGGTATATATGATCTACCGGCAATGATCACTTACATCGTAAAATTGAAGGAAAATTTTTTGAGAGCGTATATTGGATTCTCGATGGGTACGACATGTTTCTACGTGATGGCTAGCGAACGGCCGCAAATAGCAAGACTGTTGCAATCAACGTACAGTCTTGCTCCAGTAGTATTTATGAAACACGTAAAAAGTCCTTTACGATATATAGCTCCGCTTGCATATGATAAGGTAAAaaggataataaataaataataaataaataactccAATGATATTCTCA of the Bombus affinis isolate iyBomAffi1 chromosome 6, iyBomAffi1.2, whole genome shotgun sequence genome contains:
- the LOC126918016 gene encoding lipase 3-like; the protein is MKGQIVIFLSLCALSSAILSNFNGKLFHHNENPNPDEELNTLQMIRKDGYPAEAHVTLTEDGYLLTMHRIPGKPGSPAIFLQHGLLGSSADWVISGKGKSLAYLLADRDYDVWLGNFRGNTYSRAHVSLSHKDLKFWDFSWHESGIYDLPAMITYIVKLKENFLRAYIGFSMGTTCFYVMASERPQIARLLQSTYSLAPVVFMKHVKSPLRYIAPLAYDKIIFSLLGEGELLPQNKVLKFLSKYLCTFDSWEEKICANSLFVLTGFDKAQFNYTLLPVILNHAPAGTSSKTVVHYGQGIESGEFKQYDYGAKRNMEIYKSTEPPKYNISKITMPIILFCGDNDWLSSPVDVMRLSNELPKKPIIYKVPFAKFNHIDFLWATDVVELVYKKLLDMLS